The Methanothermobacter sp. sequence CGGGACCTTCGGATTAGGAGTCCGATGCCCTATCCAGGCTAGGCTACGGGCCCCCCATGGTGAATATTTTTTTGTAGCGGACCCGCCGGGATTTGAACCCGGGACCTTCGGATTAGAAGTCCGACGCCCTATCCAGGCTAGGCTACGGGCCCTTCTATTCTATGGATAAAAAAATTGTAAATTTTTAGTATATAAATATTTGTCTCTTACATGTATATTGGTGTTTCTGTTGGTGTTGTGGGTGTTTCTGTTTTGTGCACTCTTTCTGCTAATTTTTTAAGTCTTGATTCGATTGCTTGGGCTTCTTCTAATAATGGTTTTGGGTCTACTTCGAGGCCTAGCATTTTATTGAGGACTTCGACTACTTCTGCTGCTGCTCTTGGATCAGGATAGGGTGTTAGTATCTCGCCGAATAGGCAAGATGCTGGTATGTTTTCTATGGCGCATCTTGTTAGTAATGTTCCTGAGATCCCGTTTATATTTCCGAATGGTAGTATGGGTATGTCCAGTTCTCCAAGTCTTTTCAAGGCGTCTTTACTGTTAGCTGCTCCTGCGACTAGGTGTGATTTTTGTCTTACGATGACGCTGTTAAATGTTATTAGTTCTTTGCTATTGTTCCTTTTCATCCATTTTACCATTGCATTGGTCATGTCGTAGACTACTGATGATGGTAGGATGAAATCTGATAGGAAGAGTACTAGTCCTTCTCCTTCATATATTCTGAAGGGGTGTATTGCAACACCCCTGTAGAGGACTGCTAAGGGTGGGAAATATTTAGAATCGATGTATCCTATTTCCCTCATTTTGAGGTCGTCTACTAGGAGCCATCCTACGATGTTACCTATCAGACCCAACCCTGGGGATCCTTCGAGGACTATGGCGTTTTCAATTTCTTCAGATACTATTGTGCATGATTCATTTTTTGTTTCGACCTTCATGGTGGTGCACCACCGCCCCCTCCTATGTTTTTACCAGTGATGGGGTCTATATGGATTTCTCCTATGATTTTACCATTTTTTTCTATTGGCACTACATATACTGGTTCCCCGCCTATGGTGACGAGGCGTGGGGTTCCTGCTGTAGCGCCTTTTTCTTTTATGTACCCTTGAGCTATATTTTGGGCTTCTGATGGACTCACGGGATAACCTCCATTACTTCCAATGCTAATACCATTTGAAGAACTGCCAGATCCCCCTGCACTTCCACTTGCGCCACCCCCAGTACCTGTTGAACCACCGCCTGTTGAACCGCCACCTGCTCCGCTAGCTCCTCCTGCTCCATCCCCGGTCCCTGGTGAGGGTGGGATTGTGCCATCAGGGTTTGTTGGTTGCCATAAAATTTCGGGATTGTTACTTATCTGGTAACTTGCTGCGATGGCTCCGATGATTAAAACTATCGTCACTGAAATTATAATCTTTGAGTCTATCATCGATTTTCACCTTCTATCATTTATCAGATCATATTATGTTTTTTTAATATAAAAATTGTATAGTATTATCCATTCATATTTTTTTATGATTTTATTAATTTCTGTTAATTTTTTATTCTAGTATAAATATTTTTCACTTTTTTTTTAATTGAAAAACTTATAACATTTAAAAATATTTATATAACTTTGATGGTTTTTTTGAATTCTAAAAAGAAGAGGTGATACACTTGAGCGAAAGGATTGTTATATCGCCGACTACTCGACAGGAAGGCCACGCAGAACTTGTCTTGGAAGTCGATGACGAAGGGATTGTGACAAAGGGGCGATACTTCAGTATTACTCCTGTAAGGGGTCTTGAAAAGATGCTACTTGGGAAGGCCCCTGAAACAGCACCCGTCTTCACACAGAGAATTTGTGGAGTCTGTCCCATACCCCACACATTAGCATCAACAGAAGCCGTGGAAGATTCACTCGACATCGAACCCCCAAAAGCCGCTAAATTACTCCGAGAATTAACATTAGCCGCGCACCACGTAAACAGTCATGCAATACACCATTTCCTCATAGCACAAGACTTCGTACCTGAAAACCTCATGAAAACAGCCATAGAATCAGTATCAGAGATAAGGAAAAACGCCCAATACGTAGTGGACATG is a genomic window containing:
- a CDS encoding PepSY domain-containing protein, with the translated sequence MIDSKIIISVTIVLIIGAIAASYQISNNPEILWQPTNPDGTIPPSPGTGDGAGGASGAGGGSTGGGSTGTGGGASGSAGGSGSSSNGISIGSNGGYPVSPSEAQNIAQGYIKEKGATAGTPRLVTIGGEPVYVVPIEKNGKIIGEIHIDPITGKNIGGGGGAPP
- a CDS encoding proteasome assembly chaperone family protein, whose translation is MKVETKNESCTIVSEEIENAIVLEGSPGLGLIGNIVGWLLVDDLKMREIGYIDSKYFPPLAVLYRGVAIHPFRIYEGEGLVLFLSDFILPSSVVYDMTNAMVKWMKRNNSKELITFNSVIVRQKSHLVAGAANSKDALKRLGELDIPILPFGNINGISGTLLTRCAIENIPASCLFGEILTPYPDPRAAAEVVEVLNKMLGLEVDPKPLLEEAQAIESRLKKLAERVHKTETPTTPTETPIYM